In Streptomyces sp. P9-A4, the genomic window CGTGCTGATGTTCCGCTTCGATGTGACCGAGGCGGCCGACGTCGGCACGGAGGTGTGCGCGTACGGCACGGCGGTGGTGATCGCACCGCACGCCTGAGCCTGCCCGTGGGGCCCCGGGTCAGGCCGCCAGGCGTTCGGCGTTCGCCCGGACGGCGGCGTGCAGGTGCTCGGGAAGGCCCTCGTGGATCGCCTCGTAGAAGGCGTGGAAGTTCTCGTCCGCGAGGTACATCTCGGTGAGCTCCTGGTGGGTCTTCGGGTGGCATGCGAAGAACCAGGTGGTGATGTGGCGGCGGTGGGCCTCGGCGAGGTCCATCGCCTCCTCGGAGCCCGGGGGCAGGCCCCGGTCCATGAGGGCCGCGTAGGCGGCGCCCCAGGCGTCCACCTCGTCCTTCATCCGCTGCCAGTCCTCCTTGGTGTACGCGGCGGCCCTGGCCCGGGCCTGTTCGTGCGAGTCGCTGCCGCCCCAGCGGCGGGCGGACTCCTCGGCGTACCGCTCGGGGTCCTTGTCCCCGAAGACCTCGAACTTCTCCTCGGGGGTGAGGTTGATGCCCATCCTGTTCGCCTCCATGGCGTGCTCGACGGCCGCCGCCATCCTCCGCAGCTCGCCGATCCGCCCGGTCAGCAGCGCGTGCTGCCGCCGCAGGTGTTCCTGCGGGTCCGCGTGCGGGTCGTCGAGGAGGGCGGCGACCTCTTCGAGGGGGAAGCCGAGCTCCCGGTAGAACAGGATCCGCTGGAGCCGGTCGAGGTCCGCGTCGTCGTAGCGGCGGTGGCCCGCCGTGCTGCGGCCGCTCGGGGAGAGCAGTCCGATCGCGTCGTAGTGGTGCAGAGTCCGCACCGTGACCCCGGCGAAGCCGGAGACCTGTCCCACGGAGTAGCCCATCGGCCGCCCCCTTTCTTCTCGGTACGCGTGTCAGCCTCGGGCCTGACGTGACGTGAGGTGCAAGTCGGTGTACGTCCCTCCGGCCCGGGATCTCAGGATGTCGTGCGGCATTTGCCCGCTTATGGTGAGTCGGTGACCGCCGATCACGCTCCGCCCGCCCCCTCCGGACCTTCCGCCGTCCCGCCCTCCGCCGTCGAGGCCCCGCTGCGGATCCTGCTCCCGCAGGTCCTGCCGGCGCTCGTGGTCGGCGTCGTGGCGAGTCTGCTGTTCCTGGGGATCAGCGCGCTCGCGGAGAAGCTGGAGGGCGTCCTCTGGGACGATCTGCCGGACGCC contains:
- a CDS encoding MerR family transcriptional regulator is translated as MGYSVGQVSGFAGVTVRTLHHYDAIGLLSPSGRSTAGHRRYDDADLDRLQRILFYRELGFPLEEVAALLDDPHADPQEHLRRQHALLTGRIGELRRMAAAVEHAMEANRMGINLTPEEKFEVFGDKDPERYAEESARRWGGSDSHEQARARAAAYTKEDWQRMKDEVDAWGAAYAALMDRGLPPGSEEAMDLAEAHRRHITTWFFACHPKTHQELTEMYLADENFHAFYEAIHEGLPEHLHAAVRANAERLAA